From Sander vitreus isolate 19-12246 chromosome 5, sanVit1, whole genome shotgun sequence:
TTTGTTCCACTGAGCGACAGATTTAAAGTACTGTTACTGCCTTCCAAAATTTACTTTAATTACTTTAAATGTCAGAGCTTTTAATACTGCTATTTCTACTACATTTCGTCAGATGTACAACTCAGATGCAGTACTATTGTAACACTACTGTATCATGTTTCACCCACTGAAAAGTTAATCAGATGGGTCTGGTACTGCCGCTGGTAGTTATGTGCTGTTGTTGACCAGTGGTTCAACTTCCTCAGCGATGTAGAAGTGTATACTCCATGGTGTGTTAGTAGGctacactgtgacatcactgctggACCTGGTTTACAGGTGAAACACTGGACCCTTCAACAGAATATAAAGTGTTTGTGCGTATTATCATTTTCAAGCCCTTTATGTTAATGTGTTAATGCATCTCAGTATTGCCTGTTTATCTACCATAGTAATcaacatatttacagtatatttacagaACTGTTTACAGCACAATATACTGGTTTCCAGTACATTCAGGCAGCTTCGTCCAGCAGTCTCTGCAGGTTCTTCTGCACCTGAAAGAACAGATGTGTGTTATTTTTACTGTTGCTTTATTACATGAAATTAAATGCACATAAATATATCTGATGACCAGATCCAAACAGAATCtgggattgtttttttaaatagtttttagttgttgttttttatacagaatgaaaatctgcagaataTAGCAAACAATATTGTGTTAATTATTCTATtttctagttttattttataatctGTTTGAAATCTGCGGGAATACTGCGGAAAACGCTGCAGAATTCTGCGTCCGCAGATTCCGTGTGACCCTGCTGATGACTTGTCATTCACCATCCGTCCACCATATGTCCTCAGACTTTCCCACCAGTCTCCTGAGTCCTACATCTACCTGATCACCTGTTGCCCATTCCCCAATTACCCATCTCAACCTGCACCTGGCCAGGTTGTAAAGAATGCTCTTTGCTTCCTAGCCATCTGACCCCAAATATGAATCTAATAGTacattccatttgtactcggaagtcagATTTTCCgtggtcaaagtcggaaacacgccccctgacctcggatttccaagctcggaactcggacaactaAGTAGTACCCtgagctcaaaatccaacatggatgccccatgcatcaacagtagtgagagctgtagtaacatacagttattagcacttaTATCTTATTTGTGTCTCGCTAAATAagtcgtacacacagtactgtccaacttctatctgtggacatgttgttacgctgtttgtatgcacacaaaaaaacagcgcaatgcattgttatcaactggtattgctaacaatggctaacctggctaatGCTAACCCCATGTTGCCAGCTGGTAAGCCTGTTCCTCACCCTTGCCTCTAATACATTTCCTTTCATCCTACCTACTTGTCATATGGTGTCTGTCTGCATTTGAGTCCTctaaatacatataaataatCACATTTCCAATTGATTAGGATCCTATTTttcaatatataatatttgCAACCAGGTTCAGTGGATTTCGAAGTGGACAAGTCAGTTACAATCTGATCCAATTTTGAGTCTGGATCCcttttttctgatgatactGCACTTTATTAACACAATTTTAAACATGGctgtcagctgctgctgctgtttgtttgtaagGAGACGAGTGTCAGCCTGAAATTTTAATGTAGGTCAGACACACCGAGTAGTGACTGATTGATGAGCGAGGACGAGCTCTTCTTACAGATAACGTTGACGTTTCTCTATGAACAGATCACTGACTATAAATGTTTGATTAACGGCAACAGTTGCAAGCTGCAAGCTAgcattgtttctgtttctgacaCCAAGTGTGGTGTCACATGTCGATAAGGGGAAAACATCCCTACCACAAGTTTACCCGCTGTCAAATTTGTAGTAGTTGAGTTTAAAGTCTTTTTGTGGCCAAGTTGAACAAAGGATACTTTAACTGCATCAGCTTAAACCATTGTGCAATAATTGGATAGTTAGGGGCTCAAACATTATCACTTTTCCCCTCAACTTTTTGATGatatttaaatatgaaaaagagATTACTAtgtacacaaataaataaaaaacaatgggagTATGGTAAAAACCAACCAATATTTATGGTTATAGTAAATGAATTCAGCTGAATACGGAAAGTATACGATAAGTTCCAAGATATTTTAGTCTTATATACAGTCTTCCAAGTTTTTTTGTAAACTGATCAAAAAGCCTATTGGTTCAATCAATTGGTTCCCACAAATCCCCAAATTTCTTCccagttaaagctatagtgcatagtttctgtcacccccatgaggaacactaagtaatgacaacaaaactgtcggcacgtccacatgacacaagccttacgtgatcgcgcacgcagttgctagtagccaaggaggacacggaggattaaaaaaacatgatggactcttcagaagaggtaattatcttcacttgagcttCTGTGCGGGAatgtcaccggacgccacaatcttcttaattagctttgtagcaactcatttggcaacgacttgaatgtaacggacgtttattaatataaaaaatgtacgcactaaagctttaactgttGATGTTTGGAAATATAAATTATCAACACGATTTGTTAGAATTTACTGATGTTAATGGGAACAAATTCAGGAATTTTTCTCTTAAATTTAACCTGGAGGACACAGAAAGACGGACTGACCGACCTTCTCCAGCTTCATCAGGTTGATGGTTAGTAGTTCAGAGAAAAGCTCCGTGTTAACGTCACTTCCCCGCAGAAAGTCGTTTCTGgggaaaataaatatgaaattcAAGATAAAGAGCAAAATCATATCATCTTATACTTTACAGTAACCAGGATCTGATTTATAACACTGTGTATGTGATCCCAAAAGTAGCATTTAGACAAGTGTAACCACCGCCTCTTTCTCAACAGTATGTACTGTGGCTCACTTCATATGTTTAGATAAGACTGTACTTAAAAAATAACgttatatttttgtttatttaatatttctgtttttaagcTGTCTTTAACAAACACCATTTCCCAGATGCTAGAGTGACATCATGATGTATATAGTAAactatttgtttgtttccctccgtgtaaagtaaaaaatatctTATATTAGTGACGAATTGGTCCCAACCTTGGAGGATCTACATTTGGGAAATTTCCAGCTATTTTTCAAGCTAACAGACTGGCGGGTAACTAAGGGGTTTCAACAAGTAGgaacataaattatattttctcaAACTCTTTCAATTCAGTTTGTATAATTTCATGTTTTCCAGGACTTTTCCAGTGAACTCACTCGTGGTGGGTGAACTCGGTGACAGAGCCGAGCGTCGTCAGTCTCTGCTCCAACGAGATGATCTTAAAGGCCAGGTAACAGGAAGACAAGACCAGGACGCACACTctgaggaaacacacacacacacacacacacacacacacacaatcaatcaatcaatcaatgaagAAAGGATTGCTGGACagataaaaagaaaactttGGATAAGTGAGAGAAGTGAGTGAACGTATGATAGTTCAAAAAACAAATAGAGGAGTGTGTTAATTAATGCATTATTAGATTAATAAATAGCTAAATCAGTTGATCAATGTAGGCCGAATTTGCAAAATGTTTCATTGAATAATTTCATGAATAAATGGCTGAATAATTACACAGTTGGATGAACAAGTGGACAGATGAATGAATAGGACGAATCCTTGGATTCTTGGACTCACAGTAACATGTAGATGAACAGCAGAGTGTTGAGAGAAACTGGTTTCAGAGTCCGGCTGCCAATCACCAGCCCTGAGCCTGACAACAGAAAAAATCTATTTGTTCAACCGACATACATGTTTTAATTGATCGAAGATTAACATAAACTTCATTGGTCCTTTGTTgattttgaagaagaaaaaatcgGATTGTTATTTGTCAACAATTACGATACATTTGAAGGCAttgtgtacatttgttttttcacCTTACTGATAATCTGTATTGTTTATAGCTTGTTTTATTTGCAGTTTTTCCTACTTTGTGCTGCGACAACAACTTCCCTCGGGATAAATTGTTCTATCTCTTATCTTAATAACAACAAAAGAGTCATCAGGGAGGGAAATTAACTTTATCGTCTCAAAATAATAAAGCATACACATAAAAATTGTGGGTTTATAAAAACATTCAGCATGATGCCTGGACTGTCAGATCAGGACATTTTGGAGGAATGTTAGATACAAactttataattatataatgattatatataatatattgggGTTTTTTTCTGAGTTTAGTGCTGCAACTAACGGTTTATTTTCATTCTCGAAAAGGGAAAATAGTCCCTCCCAGTTTCTCAAAGACCAAGGGGACGTCTTTAAATGTCCTGTTTTgttcaaaacccaaagatattcactttaataagatataaaacagaaaagagcaggaaaTCTCCCTATTTGGGAGGCTGAAAACAGCATATGCTGacatttttgcatgaaaaattacTCTAACTATTAacagattatcaaaatagtttgcgATTATTTTTCTGTCCCTCGACTaaacgattagtcgactaatcgttgcagctctgaATTATATAAAGCTGGAGGATTACAGACATATTATACGGTCTTGTGCAGGTACTGCAGACAGGACAGCATTCGTACCAGCGTGGCGTGTGTcgttctgctttttttctgagCTCTGCTGGTTCTGCTGCTGGTTCTGCTGCTGGGTCTTCACTTTGTGTTCATGGTCTGGATGATCAGTTGAGGCTGCATTGTCTTTGTGCTTCAACACATCCAGGAACTGAGGAACGGGGAACTCTGCAGCGTTGGAGAAACAGGCAGCAGTGTGAATGGGAAAACTTGTCACTAGGAAACCTGCCTGTGTCCTTGAACATGACTCTggctttgttttggttttgctgGTACATTAACTCCACGGCGTGTTAAGACCCAATGgccttcttttttcattttcctccCCATTGTTAAACAGTGGGTCGTGTCCAGGTGTCACATTACATTCCTCTACGCTTCATTCCTGTAGTCTTCACTTGAGGTTTTCCCAGGTGTAATGAATGTTCCTCAATGCCTATGGCAGcgatgaatgaaataaaaagcagggggaaaaaaagtaaacagtTTGCCTGGGAACCAGACAAATCTGCaagctcatgttttatttgctatGGCAGATAGATAGAAGATAGGCAagacagctttatttgtatagcacatttcaattataacatttgttaaagagaatataaggttacactttacttgaaggtatctccataagagtgacatgacactgtcatgaacgtgtcataaacattgtaaacaagtcataaacatttatgacataacgcttcttttagttagtgtcattcggtttttgtcatgacaagttatggttagggttagagttagagttagggttcatgtgtcatgactgtgtcatgtcactcttatgtagataagtaaagtgtaaccttatattctctttaacaaatgttataattgtttttaactgcttttTAAACTCATCTGAACCAGCCACTGTATTGGACCCGGGAGAACTTTTTCTTTACAATGAATTTGTCTGCCGCTCAGCGCCACGTCACATttcattgctctgattggttgttggtCCATCCTACTGTGTTCAAAAGCATCTTGGCCTACAGCCACTGATAACGTTCCCTTTGCTCAAAAAAAGAACTGAAAGGTTCCCCACTAACTCACATTTGTGATTTGGTCTGGCGATGTCAGGCTCGTCAACAACCCCTTCACAGAGTGAAACTTTGAAACTGGACAAAACTGTATGTTTCTCATGTGAGCACAATCAGTGGAGGGAGGGTACAGGGAGATGGAAGTGAAATActgaaggaagaaaggaagaaaactGAATTAAATAAAGAATGAAGACGGGAAATATTAAACAGCATCTGAAGCAGCAGATGTCGGAGCCCATgtttctgctgctgtttgttaATTTAGTAAAAGCTGTTCACAGCGAGAGATGAGTTTCACGAGTCATATTTGTGGATCCTCAAAAATAGGAGTTGTACTATGTGACTGCTACACTGCTGCTGATTGGTTGGTCGGTTAGTTAACCTGCTATCTTGTCGTAGTCGGGGGTCTGGGAGTccgagctgctgctctcctccatctcctgcCTCTTCTTACTCACTGCTACGTCCAGATCACAGAAATCACCTGGAAAACTCTGCAGAaatccacagacacacaaacacacacaacatgtcGCCTAGTGGGTGAGTCACTTATTGAGCACCAGAAATCCAATTTTCAGTCCTCTTACATATATGTCAGCAGGAGGGATAAATAGATAGGtgaatgtctaaaaaaaaaaaaaaaaaaaagctgagcaATACAATATGAAGTCTGGGCTGATGCTAAAGGTCAGAGAGGAATACACTGACAAGACAACTACCCTTGGATACAGTTTTGTTGGTTGtataaaacaaatataactATATGCAGTATGAATAGTTAGCAGTTCTTGcatttctcctctcttctccatcTGCTAGCTCACCTCAATGGAGAGAGGGTGTGTTTCTGAAATGCAGTTTTAGGTCCATATTTTAACATACATTCCTCCATAAATCAAGTATTTTGTTAGCATTTTACAACTACAGTTCCCATAACTCTTCACCTCCTGTACGCTGAGTGGACTGCTCgagaaaaatataaacattCTTCTTAGCTTCGTTGAAAACAAACCACTGGTcctctttgtttttatgttgtcaCCTTTGTCTCAGCTATTATGTGAGTGTTTCTATAACTTCCTCCTCTGGGAATTCACTGGGAAGATCATTGTAAAAGTGCAGTtacagtagtgtgtgtatatatatatatatatatcagtacTACAAAGTACTACTACATCCATCATGTTGTAGCTGGTGCTGTacacttgtgtttgtgttggactTACCAGAGGGAAGTGAGGCGACTGaggtgacctctgacccctgaaGCTGTTCTTCGCTGAGGAGGGGATGGGGCTGCTGCACGGACTCTTCTCCTGTACACATATACAATCAGATGTAGTATTCTAGTATACAATAGAGtacgttttcatttaaaaacagctgGTTGATATCACAAACATATTAAGTCGTTGCAATTTGACTTTTTGGCCGTGAATGCTTGTCAAAAACAATTGTAGACGcaatagacagatggttcatccaatcacctgccaggtattttttgaaagtgcctcgCCCTTTtacaaacagtttccaatgacggcttctcaggtggttctgtgttaacaaactATCTGTCTCCTCAGGTTATCTGTTTTGCCTAGTCTATATTCATGATGTtggggtaaatccagacagctagctagactctctgtccaatctgagttttctgttgcacgactaaaacaacttttgaacgtacacatgttccacca
This genomic window contains:
- the gramd2b gene encoding GRAM domain-containing protein 2B isoform X2, whose protein sequence is MTEQCVNQQEDARRRNRGTAKHEDRDLSDVDNMEERQRFERMVNEQQANDPEQQELSGRRKPALVRSKTFDHSLLTQVQPELDSKIERKKSHYSQLSKSNCQYHKIFKEISKEEQLRQSYTCALQKDILYQGRMFVSDHWICFHSKVFGKDTKIAIPVMSVTHIKKTKTAILLPNALVIATANDKYVFVSFMSRDNTYKFLMSICLHLEEKSPCSSPIPSSAKNSFRGQRSPQSPHFPLSFPGDFCDLDVAVSKKRQEMEESSSSDSQTPDYDKIAEFPVPQFLDVLKHKDNAASTDHPDHEHKVKTQQQNQQQNQQSSEKKQNDTRHAGSGLVIGSRTLKPVSLNTLLFIYMLLVCVLVLSSCYLAFKIISLEQRLTTLGSVTEFTHHENDFLRGSDVNTELFSELLTINLMKLEKVQKNLQRLLDEAA
- the gramd2b gene encoding GRAM domain-containing protein 2B isoform X3, whose protein sequence is MEERQRFERMVNEQQANDPEQQELSGRRKPALVRSKTFDHSLLTQVQPELDSKIERKKSHYSQLSKSNCQYHKIFKEISKEEQLRQSYTCALQKDILYQGRMFVSDHWICFHSKVFGKDTKIAIPVMSVTHIKKTKTAILLPNALVIATANDKYVFVSFMSRDNTYKFLMSICLHLEVQTVHMQSYLFLLDSCCQEKSPCSSPIPSSAKNSFRGQRSPQSPHFPLSFPGDFCDLDVAVSKKRQEMEESSSSDSQTPDYDKIAEFPVPQFLDVLKHKDNAASTDHPDHEHKVKTQQQNQQQNQQSSEKKQNDTRHAGSGLVIGSRTLKPVSLNTLLFIYMLLVCVLVLSSCYLAFKIISLEQRLTTLGSVTEFTHHENDFLRGSDVNTELFSELLTINLMKLEKVQKNLQRLLDEAA